In the Pseudomonas sp. DTU_2021_1001937_2_SI_NGA_ILE_001 genome, one interval contains:
- the recF gene encoding DNA replication/repair protein RecF (All proteins in this family for which functions are known are DNA-binding proteins that assist the filamentation of RecA onto DNA for the initiation of recombination or recombinational repair.): MSLSRVSVTGVRNLHPVTFSPSPRINILYGANGSGKTSVLEAIHLLGLARSFRSTRLLPVIQYEKPDCTVFGQVELAEGGHSNLGISRDRQGEFQIRIDGQNARSTAQLAETLPLQLINPDSFRLLEGAPKIRRQFLDWGVFHVEPRFMATWQRLQKALRQRNSWLRRGTLDGASQAAWDRELCLASNDIDEFRRAYIKLLKPVFEKTLSELVELEGLTLSYYRGWDKEKELSDVLATSLPRDQQMGHTQAGPQRADLRLRFASHNAADILSRGQQKLVVCALRIAQGHLVSQARRGQCIYLVDDLPSELDELHRRALCRLLEDLRCQVFITCVDHELLSEGWQTETPVALFHVEQGRITQTHDHRE, translated from the coding sequence ATGTCTCTCAGTCGCGTCTCGGTCACCGGGGTGCGCAATCTGCACCCGGTGACCTTTTCCCCCTCCCCGCGTATCAACATTCTTTACGGTGCCAATGGCAGTGGCAAAACCAGCGTGCTGGAAGCCATCCATCTCCTGGGCTTGGCGCGTTCGTTCCGCAGTACACGGCTGCTGCCAGTCATCCAGTATGAAAAGCCGGACTGCACCGTATTCGGCCAGGTGGAACTGGCTGAAGGTGGGCATAGTAACCTCGGTATCTCGCGGGATCGGCAAGGGGAGTTCCAGATTCGTATCGACGGTCAGAATGCTCGCAGCACGGCCCAGTTGGCCGAAACCTTGCCGTTGCAGCTGATCAACCCGGACAGTTTCCGCCTGCTTGAAGGCGCGCCGAAGATTCGTCGGCAGTTTCTCGACTGGGGTGTGTTCCACGTGGAACCTCGCTTCATGGCCACTTGGCAGCGCTTGCAGAAAGCCCTGCGGCAGCGTAACTCGTGGCTGCGGCGTGGTACACTTGACGGCGCTTCGCAAGCGGCCTGGGACCGAGAATTGTGCCTGGCCAGTAACGACATCGACGAGTTCCGACGAGCCTATATCAAGCTGCTCAAGCCGGTCTTCGAGAAGACCCTGAGCGAACTGGTCGAGCTCGAAGGCCTGACCCTCAGCTACTACCGAGGCTGGGACAAGGAGAAGGAGCTGAGCGATGTGCTCGCCACCTCCCTGCCCCGCGATCAGCAGATGGGCCATACCCAAGCCGGACCTCAACGTGCGGATCTGCGTCTCAGGTTCGCCAGCCACAATGCCGCGGATATTCTTTCCCGTGGCCAGCAGAAGCTGGTGGTCTGTGCATTGCGAATCGCCCAGGGGCATTTGGTCAGTCAAGCGCGACGTGGCCAATGCATTTACTTGGTGGACGATTTGCCGTCCGAACTGGATGAGTTGCATCGTCGAGCGCTGTGCCGCTTGCTTGAAGACTTACGCTGCCAGGTGTTCATCACCTGTGTAGACCACGAATTATTGAGCGAAGGCTGGCAAACGGAAACGCCAGTTGCCTTGTTCCACGTGGAACAAGGCCGTATCACCCAGACCCACGACCATCGGGAGTGA
- the dnaN gene encoding DNA polymerase III subunit beta, which yields MHFTIQREALLKPLQLVAGVVERRQTLPVLSNVLLVVEGQQLSLTGTDLEVELVGRVQLEEPAEPGEITVPARKLMDICKSLPNDVLIDVKVEDSKLLVKAGRSRFTLSTLPANDFPAVEEGPGSLTFDLVQSKLRRLIERTSFAMAQQDVRYYLNGMLLEVSTGVLRAVATDGHRLAMCSMAAEIGQAERHQVIVPRKGILEMARLLTEQDGIVSIVLGQHHIRATTGEFTFTSKLVDGKFPDYERVLPKGGDKLVLGDRQALREAFSRTAILSNEKYRGIRLQLAAGQLKIQANNPEQEEAEEEISVEYNGSSLEIGFNVSYLLDVLGVMTTEQVRLILSDSNSSALLQESDNDDSAYVVMPMRL from the coding sequence ATGCATTTCACCATTCAACGCGAAGCCTTGTTGAAACCCCTGCAGCTGGTTGCCGGCGTGGTCGAACGCCGCCAGACCCTGCCGGTGCTTTCCAACGTGCTCCTGGTCGTCGAAGGCCAGCAACTGTCGCTCACCGGTACCGACCTTGAAGTAGAACTGGTTGGTCGTGTTCAGCTGGAGGAGCCTGCCGAGCCTGGCGAGATCACCGTTCCGGCACGTAAGCTGATGGACATCTGCAAGAGCCTGCCCAACGACGTGCTGATCGACGTCAAGGTCGAAGACAGCAAGTTGTTGGTCAAGGCCGGCCGTAGCCGTTTCACCTTGTCCACATTGCCCGCCAATGACTTCCCGGCTGTCGAGGAAGGTCCGGGCTCGCTGACCTTCGACCTGGTGCAAAGCAAGCTGCGTCGCCTGATCGAACGCACCAGCTTCGCCATGGCCCAGCAGGACGTGCGCTACTACCTCAACGGCATGCTGCTGGAAGTCAGCACCGGTGTGCTGCGTGCCGTGGCCACCGACGGTCACCGTCTTGCCATGTGCTCCATGGCAGCGGAGATCGGCCAGGCCGAGCGCCATCAGGTCATCGTGCCACGCAAGGGCATCCTCGAAATGGCCCGCCTGCTCACCGAACAGGACGGCATTGTCAGCATCGTCCTGGGTCAGCATCACATCCGTGCCACCACCGGCGAATTCACTTTCACCTCCAAGCTGGTCGACGGCAAGTTCCCGGACTACGAGCGCGTACTGCCCAAGGGCGGTGACAAGCTGGTGCTCGGTGATCGTCAGGCGCTGCGTGAAGCGTTCAGCCGCACTGCGATCCTTTCCAACGAGAAGTATCGCGGCATCCGTCTGCAACTGGCGGCCGGTCAGCTGAAGATCCAGGCCAACAACCCTGAGCAGGAAGAGGCCGAGGAAGAAATCAGCGTCGAGTACAACGGCAGCTCCCTGGAAATCGGTTTCAACGTCAGCTATCTGCTGGACGTGCTGGGAGTGATGACTACCGAGCAGGTGCGTCTGATCCTTTCCGACTCCAACAGCAGTGCGCTGCTGCAGGAGTCCGATAACGATGACTCGGCCTACGTTGTCATGCCGATGCGTCTGTAA